Genomic DNA from Lactococcus garvieae:
TTGGTATTCAATTCCTATTGCCTTAATTATTTTGGTTTTACTGTTTGCCTTGATAGGGAGCTATACACAGGTTATTCATGCTTACCCCTCAGGTGGTGGAGCTTATCTGGTTTCAACAGAAAACTTAGGGACTATTCCTGGATTGATATCTGGCGGGTCTCTATTGGTTGACTATATGTTAACCGTTGCTGTCTCAACAGCTTCTGGGGCTGATGCGATCACTTCAGCCTTGCCAGAATTAAGTCGATATAATTTAGAGATTGCAGTAGCCTTAGCTCTTCTTTTGATGCTGATGAATCTGAGGGGACTTCGCGAATCCGCAGCCTTTCTGATGATTCCAGTTTATACCTTTATTGTTACAACTGTAGCTCTTTTAGGTATTGGGGTTTTCCGTATCTTATCAGGCAGCTTACCTTATCAAGCACCTGCTCATATTGGTGCAACGGTGGGGGGAGTTTCACTTATCCTTTTGCTTAAGGCTTTCTCAACAGGTTCGTCATCTCTAACAGGGGTGGAAGCCATCTCTAATGCCGTGCCTTTCTTTAAGCAGCCGAAGGAAAAAAATGCAGCTAAAACCTTGGTTATGATGGGAATTATTTTGGCTATATTTTTCAGTGGAGTAATCTTCTTTGCTTACTGGCTAGGTTTGACTCCAAGTGGCAATGTCACTATCATTGCGCAAATGGCGCAAAAGATTTTTGGTGACAGTGTCTTTGGGCATGCTTTCTTCTTTATCTTCCAAATTGCAACAGCTTTAATCTTGGCCGTAGCAGCAAACACAGGCTATTCTGCCTTTCCCATGCTTGCCTTTAATATGGCGAAGAAAAAATATATGCCTCACTTGTTTACCGCACGTGGTACACGTTTGAGTTATTCTAACGGGATTATTAGCTTGGCTATTGGTGCCGTGATTCTTCTCTTCATCTTTGATGGACAAACAGAT
This window encodes:
- a CDS encoding APC family permease; protein product: MKKVKELLIGKSLKSTVGDSHLLTKLQALAMLSSDALSSIAYGPEQILLVLVAVGAGASWYSIPIALIILVLLFALIGSYTQVIHAYPSGGGAYLVSTENLGTIPGLISGGSLLVDYMLTVAVSTASGADAITSALPELSRYNLEIAVALALLLMLMNLRGLRESAAFLMIPVYTFIVTTVALLGIGVFRILSGSLPYQAPAHIGATVGGVSLILLLKAFSTGSSSLTGVEAISNAVPFFKQPKEKNAAKTLVMMGIILAIFFSGVIFFAYWLGLTPSGNVTIIAQMAQKIFGDSVFGHAFFFIFQIATALILAVAANTGYSAFPMLAFNMAKKKYMPHLFTARGTRLSYSNGIISLAIGAVILLFIFDGQTDKLIPLYAIGVFTPFTLAQIGMVVHWRKRLGNKFLLRSMPNIIGAIISFVVVMILLIFRTAEIWPFFIVLPILIFCFIRIHSHYMNVAEQLRLRKETAEHKFDGNTVIVLVGNVTNVDVGAINYARSVGDYLIALHVSTKEDTEKEAEIERDFNETFPDIKLTVVHTSYRSIITPAVRFINLAAKQAKMHNYTTTVLIPTFIPSKPWQNIFHNQTGLRLRYYLNAHEDIILSSYNYHLKK